In Kiritimatiellia bacterium, a genomic segment contains:
- a CDS encoding hydroxymethylglutaryl-CoA reductase, which translates to MSTDKTAEFANIPLRWAGPIRLAGPEVTGEVEVPLATFETPLWPSVDRGARVSMATEGICAAVVDERMTRSVLVEAPDAAEAVRVGAELRRRKPDVAAVVEKTSRFLKFLDLHVQHAANLLYVRLEGHPGDASGHNMLTRAAEAMLDWLLREYPALKYVSISGNYCTDKKPSAVNGILGRGRHVIAELIVPRAVCEKLLRTTPEKIADLNIKKNLIGTMLAGGLRSANAHFANMLLAFYLATGQDAANIVEGSQGLTHAEARGGDLYFSVSLPHLIVGTVGSGKDLEFVRANLERLGCAGGGGARRLAVLCAAAVLCGELSLLAAQTNPGELMRAHLKLERKDACR; encoded by the coding sequence ATGAGCACGGATAAAACGGCGGAATTCGCGAACATTCCCCTGCGGTGGGCGGGGCCGATCCGGCTGGCCGGGCCGGAGGTGACCGGCGAAGTCGAGGTCCCGCTGGCGACGTTCGAGACGCCGCTGTGGCCGTCCGTGGACCGCGGCGCGCGCGTGAGCATGGCGACGGAGGGGATTTGCGCCGCGGTCGTGGACGAGCGCATGACCCGGTCCGTCCTCGTCGAAGCGCCGGACGCGGCCGAGGCCGTCCGGGTCGGCGCGGAACTGCGCCGCCGGAAGCCGGACGTCGCCGCGGTCGTCGAGAAAACCAGCCGGTTCCTGAAGTTCCTCGACCTCCACGTGCAGCACGCCGCGAACCTGCTCTACGTCCGGCTCGAGGGCCATCCCGGCGACGCCTCGGGCCACAACATGCTCACCCGCGCCGCCGAGGCGATGCTCGACTGGCTCCTGCGGGAGTACCCCGCGCTCAAGTACGTCTCCATTTCCGGAAACTACTGCACGGACAAGAAGCCCTCCGCCGTCAACGGCATCCTTGGGCGCGGCCGGCATGTGATCGCCGAGTTGATCGTCCCGCGCGCGGTCTGCGAGAAACTCCTCCGGACCACGCCGGAGAAGATCGCGGACCTGAACATAAAAAAGAACCTTATCGGCACGATGCTGGCGGGCGGGCTGCGCAGCGCCAACGCGCACTTCGCCAACATGCTGCTGGCCTTCTACCTGGCCACCGGGCAGGACGCGGCGAATATCGTCGAGGGCTCCCAGGGCCTTACGCATGCCGAGGCGCGCGGCGGCGACCTCTATTTCTCCGTGAGCCTCCCGCACCTGATCGTCGGCACCGTCGGCAGCGGCAAGGACCTGGAGTTCGTGCGCGCGAACCTGGAGCGGCTGGGCTGCGCGGGCGGCGGCGGGGCGCGGCGGCTGGCGGTGCTGTGCGCGGCGGCGGTCCTGTG